A single Acidimicrobiales bacterium DNA region contains:
- the dcd gene encoding dCTP deaminase, translating to MVLSDRSIREAIDAGRIVIDPLGDDCIQPSSVDLHLDNLFRVFLNHTMDVIDVKADQEDLTELVKVPEDQYFVLHPGEFVLGSTSELVGVPDDLVARIEGKSSLGRVGLLVHATAGFVDAGFNGYLTLELSNVANLPIRLYPGMKIGQVSFFQMTTPADNPYGSKSVGSKYQGQRGPTPSRFFENFKK from the coding sequence ATGGTCCTGTCTGACCGCTCCATCCGCGAGGCCATCGACGCCGGGCGCATCGTCATCGACCCGCTGGGCGACGACTGCATTCAGCCGTCGTCGGTCGACCTGCACCTCGACAACCTGTTTCGCGTCTTTCTCAACCACACGATGGATGTGATCGACGTGAAGGCGGACCAAGAGGACCTCACCGAACTGGTCAAGGTGCCCGAGGATCAGTACTTCGTGCTGCACCCCGGCGAGTTCGTGCTCGGTTCGACTTCCGAACTCGTCGGCGTCCCCGACGATCTCGTCGCCCGCATCGAGGGCAAGTCGAGCCTCGGTCGTGTCGGGCTGCTGGTGCACGCCACGGCCGGCTTCGTCGACGCCGGCTTCAACGGCTACCTCACCCTCGAGCTGTCCAACGTGGCCAACCTGCCGATCCGGCTGTACCCCGGCATGAAGATCGGCCAGGTCAGCTTCTTCCAGATGACGACGCCGGCGGACAACCCGTACGGCTCGAAGTCAGTCGGCTCGAAGTATCAGGGCCAGCGCGGGCCCACGCCGTCGCGCTTCTTCGAGAACTTCAAGAAGTAG
- a CDS encoding tyrosine-type recombinase/integrase, which produces MSIDARKLKSGKTVYDVRLRTPDGHPYKRTFRTKREAETFEAREVADRSRSTWIDPRVADITLDDFATRWLKNRAQLRPRTRELYDGLLRLHILPTLGELTLARLSSSAVRKWHGELYAARHPGASTVAKSYRLLRTILNTAVEDSIIGKNPCLIEGAGVERAPERPTATIPQAMALADAIEPRYRLMVVLATFGGLRLGELLGLQRCDVDVDRVAVRVDDQAVELKSGARIVGPPKSEAGRRTVALPPQIADELRSHLASWTADAPDALVFTEADGSPLSRRIWNLRWKAAKSKIGLSHLHFHDLRHTANTLAAATGASTKELMARMGHSTARAALIYQHATRDRDVVIAKAIGEFLEAADIKPADEATVTPIEELRANRESRQQSLFESG; this is translated from the coding sequence ATGAGCATCGACGCCCGCAAGTTGAAGAGCGGCAAGACCGTCTACGACGTGAGGTTGCGCACGCCCGACGGCCACCCGTATAAGCGCACCTTCCGCACCAAGCGCGAGGCCGAGACCTTCGAAGCGCGCGAGGTCGCGGACCGCAGCCGTTCGACCTGGATCGATCCGCGCGTCGCCGACATCACGCTCGACGACTTCGCGACGCGCTGGCTCAAGAACCGAGCCCAGCTACGACCACGCACCCGCGAGCTGTACGACGGTCTACTGCGGCTCCACATCCTGCCGACGCTCGGCGAGCTGACGTTGGCGCGGCTGTCCTCATCGGCGGTTCGGAAGTGGCACGGCGAGTTGTACGCGGCTCGTCACCCGGGAGCGTCGACGGTCGCCAAGTCGTACCGCTTGCTGCGAACGATCCTCAACACCGCGGTCGAGGACAGCATCATCGGCAAGAACCCGTGCCTGATCGAAGGCGCCGGCGTCGAGCGAGCACCCGAGCGACCGACGGCGACGATCCCGCAGGCGATGGCGCTCGCTGACGCAATCGAGCCGCGCTACCGGCTCATGGTCGTGCTCGCCACGTTCGGCGGCCTTCGACTCGGCGAGTTGCTCGGCCTCCAGCGCTGCGATGTCGATGTCGACCGGGTCGCGGTGCGCGTCGACGACCAGGCCGTCGAACTCAAGAGCGGCGCCCGCATCGTCGGTCCGCCGAAGAGCGAAGCTGGGCGGCGGACGGTAGCGCTTCCTCCGCAGATCGCCGACGAGCTGCGCAGTCACCTCGCATCGTGGACCGCCGATGCTCCCGACGCACTCGTGTTCACCGAGGCCGACGGCTCGCCGCTCAGTCGTCGCATCTGGAACCTGCGCTGGAAGGCTGCCAAGTCGAAGATCGGCCTTTCGCATCTCCACTTCCACGACCTGCGCCACACCGCCAACACGCTTGCTGCCGCGACCGGTGCATCGACGAAGGAACTTATGGCGCGCATGGGCCACTCGACCGCGCGGGCGGCGTTGATCTACCAACACGCCACCCGGGATCGCGACGTCGTCATCGCCAAGGCCATCGGCGAGTTCCTCGAGGCAGCGGATATCAAGCCGGCCGACGAGGCGACCGTCACGCCGATCGAGGAGCTACGTGCCAACCGCGAGAGCCGCCAGCAGTCGCTCTTCGAGAGCGGCTGA
- a CDS encoding phytanoyl-CoA dioxygenase family protein, with amino-acid sequence MGLEHFAPTATAVDVHAVLVRDGAVIIDDVLDDATIATLRAELAQPLATTAPGVEEFSGLNTRRFGALIERAPATRPLVTHPLVLEVAKLLLADASAVQLHLTQAICIGPNSPAQVIHRDQWAFDFFAFPPGYEVQCNTIWAITDFTEQNGATRVAVGSNHAENDLRLEQSDTVGAVMRAGSVVIYTGAVYHGGGANVTDDETRIGVNITYNRGWLRQEENQYLAVSRECAATLDEQLLRLMGYQKGAFALGYIDDLRDPIAAVRPEFANPFGFAVGT; translated from the coding sequence ATGGGACTCGAACACTTTGCACCGACGGCAACCGCGGTCGACGTGCACGCGGTTCTCGTGCGCGACGGCGCCGTCATAATCGACGACGTCCTCGACGACGCGACGATCGCCACGTTGCGCGCCGAACTGGCGCAACCGCTGGCGACGACCGCGCCGGGGGTCGAGGAGTTCAGTGGGCTGAACACGCGACGCTTCGGTGCGCTGATCGAGCGCGCCCCCGCCACCCGACCCCTCGTCACCCACCCACTGGTGCTCGAGGTGGCCAAGCTGCTGCTGGCGGACGCGTCGGCCGTGCAGCTACACCTCACACAGGCGATCTGCATCGGCCCCAACAGCCCGGCGCAGGTCATCCACCGCGACCAGTGGGCCTTCGACTTCTTCGCGTTCCCGCCCGGCTACGAGGTGCAGTGCAACACGATCTGGGCGATCACCGACTTCACCGAACAGAACGGTGCGACCCGCGTCGCCGTCGGCTCGAACCACGCCGAGAACGACCTGCGGCTCGAACAAAGCGACACCGTCGGCGCGGTGATGCGCGCCGGCTCCGTCGTCATCTACACGGGCGCGGTGTACCACGGCGGGGGCGCCAACGTGACCGACGACGAAACGCGCATCGGCGTCAACATCACCTACAACCGCGGGTGGCTGCGTCAGGAGGAGAACCAGTACCTGGCCGTATCGCGCGAGTGCGCCGCCACCCTCGACGAGCAACTGCTGCGGCTCATGGGATACCAGAAGGGAGCGTTCGCGCTCGGCTACATCGACGACCTGCGCGACCCCATCGCCGCGGTCCGTCCCGAGTTCGCCAACCCCTTCGGCTTCGCCGTCGGTACCTGA
- a CDS encoding helix-turn-helix domain-containing protein, whose translation MDVVLLRWPAEAARREHLVEIGQARLLLVEDGAMPPEAVDCVEDWIRVPASELDLRARLTALEVRARHHSVTTPSLDGDGVLRFGPGWVPLPPVEARLTATLVDRFGAVVSRDALASAGWPDGAAGRNALDVHVLRLRRRVGPLGLSIKTVRSRGYLMEALEPLHAGYGTTGSHNPQKVAGG comes from the coding sequence GTGGACGTAGTGCTCTTGCGATGGCCCGCGGAGGCGGCGCGGCGCGAGCACCTCGTCGAGATCGGCCAGGCGCGCCTGCTGCTCGTCGAGGACGGTGCCATGCCGCCCGAGGCCGTCGACTGCGTCGAGGACTGGATTCGCGTCCCCGCGTCCGAACTCGACCTGCGGGCGCGGCTGACGGCGCTCGAAGTGCGCGCCCGGCATCACTCCGTCACCACGCCGAGCCTCGACGGCGACGGCGTGCTGCGCTTCGGCCCCGGCTGGGTGCCCCTGCCACCGGTCGAGGCTCGCCTCACCGCCACGCTCGTCGACCGCTTCGGCGCGGTCGTCTCCCGTGACGCGCTGGCGTCGGCCGGCTGGCCCGACGGCGCCGCCGGCCGCAACGCCCTCGACGTCCACGTGCTGCGCCTGCGCCGCCGCGTCGGACCCCTCGGCCTGTCGATCAAAACCGTTCGTTCTCGGGGCTACCTGATGGAGGCCCTCGAACCACTTCATGCGGGTTATGGGACAACGGGGTCCCATAACCCGCAGAAAGTCGCCGGCGGCTAG
- a CDS encoding cyclic nucleotide-binding domain-containing protein has product MAKDTKLDQLARVRLFSACSKKELTTIGRASDEVTVPDGAVLCKEGDPGHEFYLVLSGGVDVKRKGKKLNGLGPGQYFGELALLHRGPRNATVTARGETTLLVLGQREFSGVLDSIPGLAHKLLAAMAARLAEADMGSN; this is encoded by the coding sequence GTGGCGAAAGACACGAAGCTTGATCAACTCGCACGAGTGCGGCTGTTCTCGGCGTGCTCCAAGAAGGAACTGACGACGATCGGGCGCGCGTCCGACGAAGTGACAGTTCCCGACGGCGCGGTGCTGTGTAAGGAAGGCGACCCGGGCCACGAGTTCTATCTCGTGCTCAGCGGTGGTGTGGACGTGAAGCGCAAGGGCAAGAAGCTCAACGGGCTCGGCCCGGGCCAGTACTTCGGCGAGCTGGCGCTGCTGCATCGTGGCCCGCGCAACGCCACGGTCACGGCCCGCGGCGAGACGACGCTGCTGGTCCTCGGCCAGCGCGAATTCTCCGGTGTGCTCGACAGCATCCCCGGCTTGGCCCACAAGCTGTTGGCGGCGATGGCCGCCCGCTTGGCCGAAGCCGACATGGGCAGCAACTAG
- a CDS encoding DUF4262 domain-containing protein, with product MCAICDGMTEDQLQGDLQRRIARYGYTTLSVDGPEEWTYTIGLTASFDHPEFVVTGLPARPASMVIQALADRVRNGERFSSADSERLVDEFPVRFGDVHPSQWQHGRFDGWKRYYAWLGRTPALREALQIVWSNDEWIYPPDERFGLECNNACQPLLDSPATGNVNRRRRW from the coding sequence ATGTGCGCAATCTGCGACGGCATGACCGAGGACCAGCTGCAGGGCGACTTGCAGCGCCGCATCGCCCGCTACGGCTACACAACGCTGAGCGTCGACGGCCCCGAGGAGTGGACCTACACGATCGGGTTGACCGCGTCGTTCGACCATCCCGAGTTCGTCGTCACCGGTCTCCCGGCGCGACCGGCGTCCATGGTGATCCAGGCGCTCGCCGATCGCGTACGCAACGGCGAGCGGTTCAGTTCAGCTGACTCGGAGCGGCTCGTCGACGAGTTCCCCGTCCGCTTCGGCGACGTCCACCCCTCGCAGTGGCAACACGGCCGCTTCGACGGCTGGAAGCGCTACTACGCCTGGCTCGGCCGCACGCCGGCGCTGCGAGAGGCGCTCCAGATCGTGTGGAGCAACGACGAGTGGATCTACCCGCCCGACGAGCGCTTCGGCCTCGAGTGCAACAACGCCTGCCAGCCGCTGCTCGACTCGCCGGCTACGGGCAACGTCAACCGCCGCCGCCGCTGGTGA
- a CDS encoding DUF433 domain-containing protein codes for MPQRTLHDWAQKRVFVPDFNDLRPKQWSYRDLVLVRLFVWLRGAGQTPANASRHVDLVRSLLETASDDALPVLRGDHRALLIEDEQFDRATGDQIMEGLGALMSVFDFAQELPDVGKPMWGPNLVRPSEYTSILPLVMAGEPCIATTRITTANVWTLQHDRGLSAGEIADLYPGLNKLQVRDAIELESKLRPAA; via the coding sequence GTGCCACAGCGCACGCTCCACGACTGGGCGCAGAAGCGCGTGTTCGTGCCGGACTTCAACGATCTCCGCCCGAAGCAATGGTCGTATCGCGATCTCGTGCTGGTCCGTTTGTTCGTATGGCTCCGAGGCGCAGGGCAGACGCCCGCCAACGCTTCCCGTCACGTGGACCTCGTCCGAAGCTTGCTCGAGACAGCGTCGGACGACGCGCTACCGGTACTGCGCGGCGATCACCGGGCGCTGCTGATCGAAGACGAGCAGTTCGATCGAGCGACCGGCGACCAGATCATGGAGGGGCTTGGCGCCTTGATGAGTGTCTTCGATTTCGCGCAGGAGCTGCCAGACGTTGGCAAGCCGATGTGGGGGCCCAACCTCGTCAGGCCATCGGAATACACATCGATCCTGCCGCTCGTTATGGCCGGCGAGCCCTGCATCGCTACGACCCGCATCACGACAGCGAACGTTTGGACGCTCCAACACGATCGCGGACTAAGCGCCGGCGAAATTGCCGACTTGTATCCCGGCTTGAACAAGCTTCAGGTCAGGGATGCCATAGAACTCGAATCGAAGCTGCGACCCGCGGCGTAA
- a CDS encoding helix-turn-helix domain-containing protein, with translation MLNLPEPHAPEPLLLTIVEAARLLSVGRTTVYELIDRGEIRAVRIGRACRVPVTAVNDYVARLLAIEDATPPSYRESA, from the coding sequence ATGCTGAACCTTCCGGAACCACACGCGCCCGAGCCGCTGCTTCTGACCATCGTCGAGGCAGCCCGGCTGCTGTCGGTCGGGCGAACAACCGTCTACGAGCTCATCGACCGTGGCGAGATTCGTGCGGTGCGCATCGGTCGGGCATGCCGGGTCCCAGTCACCGCCGTAAACGATTACGTCGCGCGACTTTTGGCCATTGAGGACGCCACACCCCCTTCGTACCGTGAGTCGGCATGA
- a CDS encoding zinc-binding alcohol dehydrogenase family protein, producing MKAAVYYKNGPPEVLQYEDVPDPVVTPGSVLIKVEAVSIEGGDTLNRLGGPLLSTPHIVGYQAAGTIVEVADDVTDRKVGDRVVATSFNGSHAELFCVPSQITWTIPDGADVVACACVPVAFGTAHDCLFEFGHLTEGETVLVQAGAGGVGMAAIQLAKRAGATVIATASSLARLEPLTKLGLDHPIDYSQDSWVDDVRALTNGRGVDLVVDSVGGATLQKSVACLAYRGRAITVGSAGRDFTPFDAGVLGMNNQSLTGVFLGAEIATERAQRMIQDLVDDVAAGRLTVLVDRTFPLAEAAAAHAFIESRQAVGRVVLIP from the coding sequence ATGAAAGCCGCCGTCTATTACAAGAACGGTCCACCCGAAGTGCTCCAGTACGAGGACGTTCCCGACCCCGTGGTCACGCCCGGCAGCGTGCTGATCAAGGTCGAGGCGGTGTCGATCGAAGGCGGCGACACGCTCAACCGTCTCGGCGGTCCGCTGCTGTCCACTCCCCACATCGTGGGCTACCAGGCGGCGGGCACGATCGTGGAAGTGGCCGACGATGTCACCGATCGCAAGGTGGGCGACCGCGTCGTGGCGACGAGCTTCAACGGCTCGCACGCCGAGTTGTTCTGCGTGCCGAGCCAGATCACCTGGACGATCCCCGACGGCGCCGACGTCGTGGCGTGTGCCTGCGTGCCCGTCGCCTTCGGCACGGCGCACGACTGCCTCTTCGAGTTCGGCCACCTCACCGAAGGCGAGACCGTGCTCGTGCAGGCGGGCGCCGGCGGCGTCGGCATGGCGGCGATCCAGCTCGCCAAGCGCGCCGGGGCGACGGTCATCGCCACGGCCAGCTCGCTCGCACGCCTCGAGCCGCTGACCAAGCTCGGCCTCGACCACCCGATCGACTACTCGCAGGACAGCTGGGTCGACGACGTGCGCGCCCTCACGAATGGCCGCGGCGTCGACCTCGTCGTGGACTCGGTCGGCGGCGCCACGCTCCAGAAGTCGGTCGCCTGCCTCGCCTACCGCGGCCGGGCGATCACCGTCGGCAGCGCCGGACGCGACTTCACCCCCTTCGACGCCGGCGTGCTCGGCATGAACAACCAGTCGCTCACCGGCGTGTTCCTCGGCGCCGAGATCGCCACCGAGCGCGCCCAGCGCATGATCCAGGACCTCGTCGACGACGTCGCCGCCGGCCGCCTCACCGTGCTCGTCGACCGCACCTTCCCCCTCGCCGAAGCCGCGGCGGCGCACGCCTTTATCGAGAGCCGCCAAGCAGTGGGCCGCGTCGTCCTCATCCCGTAG
- a CDS encoding lysylphosphatidylglycerol synthase transmembrane domain-containing protein, with protein sequence MPWTRWVGTCVGVTALSVFVFVERVTLRQSFHVFSHLRWDWAVLAALAETVSMGAFALAQRHLVVVAGHGTHVRHAVHTAYAGNAISSSIPFVGAQVGTVFTFRAYRRHGVDGPTIAWALAIAGVLSALAYGIVAGTGAVLSGSTFVSGAIAGSTGVVLLGSAFGWWALRRQSWRPGVTRRAVRVVTWRQRVMKQSFGRSPAEVVAIAFERFDALRPRRADYATVFSYTLVNILADLSALALSIVAVGAGVPWTRLILVWVAGSTAKGIPFTPGGAGFVESAIALALVGSGVHPATATAAALLYRVVSFWMLIALGWFAVALRAFLRRSAPAAAVDAPTPAAVE encoded by the coding sequence ATGCCGTGGACGCGCTGGGTCGGCACCTGCGTCGGTGTCACCGCCCTCAGCGTGTTCGTGTTCGTGGAGCGCGTCACGCTGCGCCAGTCGTTTCACGTGTTCAGCCACCTGCGTTGGGACTGGGCCGTGCTCGCGGCCCTCGCCGAAACAGTGTCCATGGGGGCGTTCGCGCTGGCGCAACGGCACCTCGTCGTCGTCGCCGGGCACGGCACCCACGTGCGCCATGCCGTGCACACCGCGTACGCCGGCAACGCCATCAGCAGCTCGATCCCGTTCGTCGGTGCCCAGGTCGGCACGGTGTTCACTTTCCGGGCGTACCGCCGCCACGGCGTGGACGGTCCGACGATCGCGTGGGCGCTCGCCATCGCCGGCGTGCTCTCGGCCCTCGCCTACGGCATCGTGGCCGGAACCGGCGCCGTGTTGTCGGGTAGCACGTTCGTGTCGGGTGCGATCGCGGGTTCGACGGGCGTCGTCCTGCTCGGGAGCGCCTTCGGGTGGTGGGCGTTGCGCCGCCAGTCATGGCGACCGGGCGTCACCCGCCGCGCCGTCCGGGTGGTGACGTGGCGCCAACGCGTGATGAAGCAGTCCTTCGGCCGGTCACCGGCAGAGGTCGTGGCGATCGCGTTCGAGCGCTTCGACGCGCTGCGGCCGCGGCGCGCCGATTACGCCACCGTCTTCAGCTACACGCTCGTCAACATCCTCGCCGACCTGTCCGCCCTGGCGTTGTCGATCGTCGCGGTGGGTGCCGGCGTGCCCTGGACGCGGCTCATCCTGGTGTGGGTTGCGGGCTCGACGGCCAAGGGCATTCCGTTCACGCCCGGCGGCGCCGGCTTTGTCGAAAGTGCGATCGCGCTGGCGCTCGTCGGCAGCGGCGTGCATCCGGCGACGGCCACCGCCGCGGCGCTGCTCTACCGCGTCGTGAGCTTCTGGATGCTCATCGCCCTCGGCTGGTTCGCCGTCGCCCTCCGAGCATTCCTCCGCCGGTCAGCTCCGGCCGCGGCCGTTGACGCGCCGACGCCCGCCGCTGTCGAATGA
- a CDS encoding PKD domain-containing protein, producing the protein MFSAIAAVALATIGLPVAGASQPGGNGEIVFMRLLSGSQYELYAMNPDGSDLHALTQAPDAAAFPSFFAGGSKIAYLGAQAGALVMNADGSAKQVVPGIAPHLYVSISPDGTHFVYMKGDPSGHGKLEVVNYDGTGAQQLFPDDGSGEWYPSWSADGRRLTYLNENLFDVWIADRDGANAHLVATTPYQVRSEPAFAPDDRSVVFAANESLLDGTYRAHLYVVGDDGAGLHEIPVTLPEGRAYSPTFSPDGQTIAFSFAGADAGIHTVSVDGTNLRQLTSGSEDDMPTWQPLTAASLPTTTTSTSTTSTTSTTSTTVVGNVAPTSVITLAISGRTVQVSGARATDRDGTIASYEWTWGDKTASTRGRGATHTYASGGSYHVVLTVTDNGGKKGTGDVWVHVA; encoded by the coding sequence GTGTTCTCCGCGATTGCGGCGGTGGCACTGGCAACCATCGGTTTGCCCGTCGCCGGCGCCTCGCAGCCAGGAGGCAACGGCGAGATCGTGTTCATGCGCTTGTTGAGCGGCAGCCAGTACGAGCTCTACGCCATGAACCCCGATGGCAGCGACCTGCACGCGCTCACCCAGGCACCCGACGCCGCCGCGTTTCCGAGCTTCTTCGCCGGCGGCTCGAAGATCGCCTACCTGGGCGCGCAGGCCGGTGCCTTGGTGATGAATGCCGACGGTTCCGCCAAGCAAGTCGTACCGGGGATCGCGCCGCATCTCTACGTGAGCATCTCGCCCGACGGGACGCACTTCGTCTACATGAAGGGTGATCCGTCAGGCCACGGCAAGCTCGAAGTCGTCAATTACGACGGCACCGGCGCGCAACAGCTGTTCCCCGACGACGGATCCGGCGAGTGGTATCCGTCGTGGTCCGCCGACGGCCGGCGCCTGACGTACCTGAACGAGAACCTGTTCGACGTGTGGATCGCGGATCGCGACGGCGCCAACGCCCACCTCGTGGCGACCACGCCGTACCAGGTGCGCAGCGAGCCGGCGTTCGCGCCCGACGATCGCAGCGTGGTCTTCGCGGCCAACGAGAGTCTGCTCGACGGAACGTACCGAGCGCACCTGTACGTCGTCGGCGACGATGGCGCCGGTCTGCACGAGATCCCGGTGACGCTGCCCGAGGGTCGGGCGTACTCGCCCACGTTCTCGCCGGACGGCCAGACCATCGCCTTCTCCTTCGCGGGAGCCGACGCCGGTATCCACACCGTCTCGGTGGACGGCACGAACCTGCGGCAGCTCACGTCGGGAAGCGAAGACGACATGCCCACGTGGCAGCCGCTTACCGCCGCGAGCCTGCCCACGACGACGACGTCGACCTCCACGACTTCGACCACTTCCACCACCTCGACGACGGTCGTGGGCAACGTGGCACCGACGTCGGTCATCACACTCGCGATCAGCGGCCGCACCGTCCAAGTGAGCGGGGCGCGTGCCACCGACCGTGACGGCACCATCGCGTCGTACGAGTGGACCTGGGGCGACAAGACCGCCAGCACGCGTGGGCGGGGAGCCACGCACACCTACGCGTCCGGCGGTTCGTACCACGTCGTGCTCACGGTCACCGACAACGGCGGCAAGAAAGGCACCGGCGACGTGTGGGTGCACGTCGCCTAA
- a CDS encoding heterodisulfide reductase-related iron-sulfur binding cluster: protein MAESQKPSRRLRPSHIALLLGVGWAVLTFAAGTASAIFHFHDDSPVSRHDFLNIPSPVKGIFYGVLTVAFLCVGYLFSLRAQNWERGQPDRRKTTPKNAKQRIEAFRSGVWMRTLLRDGAAGLMHSLIYFPFLVLFAVTNLVIFNEQAPKSLKFLHGRAYQALSFGADIAGVLFIIGISWAIYRRFVQRVYRVRIKTRPEDYVILGLFLLIGVGGFLVEGFRIAIVGRPAFEKWSVVGYPVSYWFQNNTHMHGWHQTFWMLHASAFVAFLVLIPTTKLRHMFTSPMNMYLSDRDRPKGAMKPLPNMMETSLESFGANVIEDFTWKQLLDTDACTVCGRCTSVCPAHATGKPLDPREIVLKVGHVMAATHPSGSVSPVVGQDVELTVKSDSVFERISSEEIWACTSCKACDDICPVNIEILDKILDMRRYLSLMESDFPAELGNAYRAMENQANPWSMNQNERADWAKGLVGIDIIDGSSPIEAEYLYWVGCAGSFDDKNKKVTQATAKLLQRAGVSFSILGPSEQCTGDPARRSGNEYLFQMLAGANVETLNGMGVKKIITQCPHCFNTLANEYPQLGGTYEVVHHSQFLEYLIDTGKLDMSGASLDERVVYHDSCYLGRHNDVYEAPRRVIGSLKGVDIVEAPRNGNRGMCCGAGGARMWMEEHVGTKVNTERSRELLATGASRVATACPFCYIMIDDGVKEHGRDDVVVADISMHLLDALERGGSIS, encoded by the coding sequence ATGGCCGAATCGCAGAAGCCGTCGCGCCGCCTCCGCCCGAGCCACATCGCGCTCCTCCTCGGCGTCGGCTGGGCCGTGCTCACCTTCGCCGCCGGTACGGCGTCGGCGATCTTCCACTTCCACGACGACTCCCCCGTCAGCCGGCACGACTTCCTGAACATCCCCTCGCCGGTCAAGGGCATCTTCTACGGCGTCTTGACCGTCGCCTTCCTCTGCGTCGGCTACCTGTTCTCCCTGCGGGCGCAGAACTGGGAGCGGGGCCAGCCTGACCGGCGCAAGACGACGCCGAAGAACGCCAAGCAGCGCATCGAGGCGTTCCGCTCTGGGGTGTGGATGCGCACGCTGCTGCGCGACGGCGCGGCAGGGCTGATGCACAGCCTGATCTACTTCCCGTTCCTCGTGCTGTTCGCGGTCACGAACCTCGTCATCTTCAACGAGCAGGCGCCGAAGTCGCTCAAGTTCCTGCACGGCCGGGCCTATCAAGCACTGTCATTCGGCGCCGATATCGCCGGCGTGCTGTTCATCATCGGCATCAGCTGGGCGATCTACCGCCGCTTCGTCCAGCGCGTCTATCGCGTGCGCATCAAGACGCGTCCCGAGGACTACGTCATCCTCGGCCTGTTCCTGCTCATCGGCGTCGGCGGCTTCCTCGTCGAAGGGTTCCGCATCGCCATCGTCGGTCGGCCGGCGTTCGAGAAGTGGTCGGTCGTCGGCTACCCCGTCTCGTACTGGTTCCAGAACAACACCCACATGCACGGCTGGCACCAGACGTTCTGGATGCTGCACGCCTCCGCGTTCGTCGCCTTCCTCGTGCTGATCCCGACGACCAAGCTGCGCCACATGTTCACCTCGCCGATGAACATGTACCTGTCGGACCGCGACCGCCCCAAGGGCGCGATGAAGCCGCTGCCCAACATGATGGAGACGAGCCTCGAGAGTTTCGGCGCCAACGTGATCGAGGACTTCACGTGGAAGCAGCTCCTCGACACCGACGCCTGCACGGTGTGCGGGCGCTGCACGTCGGTGTGCCCGGCGCACGCCACGGGCAAGCCGCTCGACCCCCGCGAGATCGTGCTGAAAGTCGGCCACGTGATGGCGGCGACGCACCCGTCGGGTTCGGTGTCGCCGGTCGTGGGCCAGGATGTCGAGCTGACGGTCAAGTCCGACTCGGTGTTCGAGCGCATCTCGTCGGAAGAGATCTGGGCGTGCACGTCGTGCAAGGCGTGCGACGACATCTGCCCGGTCAACATCGAGATCCTCGACAAGATCCTCGACATGCGGCGCTACCTGTCGCTGATGGAGTCCGACTTCCCCGCCGAATTGGGCAACGCCTACCGCGCCATGGAGAACCAGGCCAATCCGTGGTCGATGAACCAGAACGAGCGCGCCGACTGGGCGAAGGGTCTCGTCGGCATCGACATCATCGACGGCTCGTCGCCCATCGAGGCCGAGTACCTGTACTGGGTCGGCTGCGCCGGTTCCTTCGACGACAAGAACAAGAAGGTCACGCAGGCCACGGCCAAGCTGCTCCAGCGCGCCGGCGTGTCGTTCTCGATCCTCGGCCCCTCCGAGCAGTGCACCGGTGACCCGGCGCGCCGTTCGGGCAACGAGTACCTGTTCCAGATGTTGGCGGGCGCCAACGTCGAGACGCTCAACGGCATGGGCGTCAAGAAGATCATCACGCAGTGCCCGCACTGCTTCAACACGCTGGCCAACGAGTACCCGCAGCTGGGCGGTACCTACGAAGTCGTCCACCACAGCCAGTTCCTCGAGTACCTCATCGACACCGGCAAGCTCGACATGTCCGGCGCGTCGCTCGACGAGCGCGTCGTGTACCACGACAGCTGCTACCTCGGCCGCCACAACGACGTGTACGAGGCGCCGCGCCGCGTCATCGGCTCGCTCAAGGGTGTCGACATCGTCGAGGCGCCGCGCAACGGCAACCGCGGCATGTGCTGCGGCGCCGGCGGCGCCCGCATGTGGATGGAAGAACACGTCGGAACCAAGGTCAACACCGAGCGGTCGCGCGAACTGTTGGCCACCGGAGCCTCACGCGTGGCCACCGCCTGTCCGTTCTGTTACATCATGATCGACGACGGCGTGAAGGAACACGGGCGCGACGACGTCGTCGTGGCCGACATCTCGATGCATCTCCTCGACGCGCTGGAACGCGGCGGGTCGATTTCCTGA